In Polaribacter sp. Hel_I_88, the following proteins share a genomic window:
- the frr gene encoding ribosome recycling factor, translating to MNEEIEFILDTAKESMHNAIEHLEKEFRSIRAGKASPAMLSTVMVDYYGSQTKLTQVANVNTPDPRTLSIQPWEKNMLQPIEKAIQLANLGLNPMNNGDLIMINVPPLTEERRIGLAKQAKAESEDAKVGVRNARKDANNDIKKTDISDDMKKIAEDDVQKLTDTYVKKIEDILAVKEKEIMTV from the coding sequence ATGAACGAAGAAATTGAATTTATTTTAGATACAGCAAAAGAATCTATGCATAATGCCATTGAGCATTTAGAAAAAGAATTTCGCTCAATTAGAGCAGGAAAAGCATCTCCTGCAATGTTAAGTACTGTAATGGTAGATTATTATGGTTCGCAAACAAAATTGACTCAAGTTGCCAACGTAAACACTCCAGATCCAAGAACGTTAAGTATTCAACCTTGGGAAAAAAACATGTTACAACCAATTGAAAAAGCAATTCAACTTGCCAACCTTGGTTTAAACCCAATGAATAATGGTGATTTAATCATGATAAATGTACCACCTTTAACAGAAGAAAGAAGAATTGGTTTGGCTAAACAAGCAAAAGCAGAATCTGAAGATGCAAAAGTTGGGGTTAGAAATGCACGTAAAGATGCCAACAACGACATCAAAAAAACGGATATTTCTGACGATATGAAAAAAATTGCAGAAGATGATGTTCAAAAACTAACAGATACATATGTTAAAAAAATAGAAGATATTCTTGCTGTAAAAGAGAAAGAAATAATGACTGTTTAA
- the pyrH gene encoding UMP kinase, which produces MQYKRILLKLSGEALMGDRQYGIDPKRLSEYAKEIKEVVAKGIEVAIVIGGGNIFRGVAGAANGMDRVQGDHMGMLATVINGLALQSALEDEEVHTRLQTALEIKEVAEPYIKRKAIRHLEKGRVVIFGAGTGNPYFTTDTAAVLRAIEIDADCILKGTRVDGIYNTDPEKNKDAIKFESITFKDVIEKGLKVMDMTAFTLSEENKLPIIVFDMNTNGNLLKLVSGGKIGTIVEN; this is translated from the coding sequence ATGCAATACAAAAGAATTCTTTTAAAATTAAGTGGCGAAGCTTTAATGGGTGATAGACAATATGGAATTGACCCAAAACGACTTTCTGAATATGCAAAAGAAATAAAAGAAGTAGTAGCAAAAGGGATTGAAGTTGCCATTGTTATTGGTGGTGGAAATATTTTTAGAGGCGTTGCTGGAGCTGCAAATGGCATGGATCGTGTGCAAGGAGATCACATGGGTATGCTAGCTACTGTAATAAATGGATTGGCTTTGCAGAGTGCTTTAGAAGATGAAGAAGTGCATACTCGTTTGCAAACTGCTTTAGAAATTAAAGAAGTTGCAGAACCTTATATTAAACGAAAAGCAATTCGTCATTTAGAAAAAGGAAGAGTAGTAATTTTTGGTGCAGGAACAGGAAACCCGTATTTTACAACAGATACTGCAGCCGTTTTAAGAGCTATTGAAATTGATGCAGATTGTATTTTAAAAGGAACCAGAGTTGATGGTATTTATAATACAGATCCAGAAAAAAATAAAGATGCCATTAAATTTGAATCTATAACCTTTAAAGATGTTATAGAAAAAGGTTTAAAAGTAATGGATATGACTGCGTTTACATTAAGTGAAGAAAATAAATTACCTATTATTGTATTTGATATGAATACAAATGGAAACTTACTAAAATTAGTTTCTGGAGGTAAAATTGGTACAATTGTTGAAAATTAA
- a CDS encoding purine-nucleoside phosphorylase, giving the protein MKAQQLQETIDFLKSKGITNPEIGIVLGTGLGKLVDEISIEKEVSYSDIPNFPEATVEFHSGKLIYGELSGKKVVVMSGRFHLYEGYNAWEVTYGIRTMHGLGIKNLLISNAAGAINLDYKKGDLMLIEDHINLQGSSPLAFNGANNFGNIFADMLEPYSKEINIQLNLIAQEHKIQLHQGVYTSVLGPQLETRAEYRMLQILETDAVGMSTVPEVIVAKQLNLPCAAISVLTDECDPKNLQPVDIAEIIAVAGKAEPNMITLFKEVIKVL; this is encoded by the coding sequence ATGAAAGCGCAACAACTACAAGAAACGATAGATTTTTTAAAATCAAAAGGAATTACAAACCCTGAAATAGGCATTGTTTTAGGAACAGGTTTGGGAAAATTAGTAGATGAAATTTCAATTGAAAAAGAAGTTTCGTATTCAGATATTCCAAATTTTCCTGAAGCAACTGTAGAGTTTCATTCTGGGAAATTAATTTATGGAGAATTATCAGGCAAAAAAGTTGTAGTAATGTCTGGTAGATTTCATTTATATGAAGGCTATAATGCTTGGGAAGTTACTTATGGAATTAGAACAATGCATGGCTTAGGAATTAAAAATTTACTGATTTCAAATGCTGCAGGTGCTATAAATTTAGATTACAAAAAAGGCGATTTAATGTTGATTGAAGATCATATTAATTTACAAGGCAGCTCACCTTTAGCATTTAATGGCGCTAATAATTTTGGAAATATTTTTGCAGATATGTTAGAACCTTATTCCAAAGAAATTAACATACAACTAAATTTAATTGCGCAAGAACATAAAATACAATTGCATCAAGGAGTTTACACCAGTGTTTTAGGCCCACAATTAGAAACCAGAGCAGAATATAGAATGTTACAAATTTTAGAAACGGATGCTGTAGGAATGAGCACAGTTCCTGAAGTTATTGTCGCCAAACAATTAAACTTGCCTTGTGCAGCAATTTCTGTTTTAACAGATGAATGTGATCCAAAAAATTTACAACCTGTAGATATTGCAGAAATTATTGCTGTTGCTGGCAAAGCAGAACCGAATATGATTACACTGTTTAAAGAGGTTATTAAGGTTTTATAA
- a CDS encoding TIGR04282 family arsenosugar biosynthesis glycosyltransferase: MSKKDGSMKLEVRSKNLLLIFTRNPELGKAKTRLAKTVGDETALEIYKFLLERTRDISLKVNADKAVYYSVKIRENDIWNPDIYQKHQQFGEDLGIRMLNAFKNGFDAGYKKVMIIGSDLYDLSEKNIEKAFVELDQNDVVIGPAEDGGYYLLGMNYLQENVFKNKDWGTETVRKDTLNDLSDKKVKLLEFKNDIDVYEDIVNIPEIMTTFIENK; encoded by the coding sequence ATGAGTAAAAAAGATGGAAGTATGAAGTTGGAAGTTAGAAGTAAAAACTTATTATTAATCTTTACAAGAAATCCAGAATTAGGCAAAGCAAAAACACGTTTGGCAAAAACTGTTGGCGATGAAACTGCTCTAGAAATTTATAAATTTTTGTTAGAAAGAACAAGAGACATTTCATTAAAGGTAAATGCTGATAAAGCAGTTTACTATTCTGTAAAAATTAGAGAAAACGATATTTGGAATCCAGATATTTATCAAAAACATCAACAGTTTGGAGAAGATTTAGGAATAAGAATGTTGAATGCATTCAAAAACGGATTTGACGCTGGTTACAAAAAAGTGATGATAATTGGTAGTGATTTATACGATTTATCAGAAAAAAATATTGAAAAAGCATTTGTTGAATTAGACCAAAATGATGTAGTAATTGGTCCTGCAGAAGATGGTGGTTATTATCTTTTAGGAATGAATTATCTACAAGAAAACGTTTTTAAAAATAAAGATTGGGGCACAGAAACTGTAAGAAAAGATACTTTAAATGATTTAAGTGATAAAAAAGTAAAATTATTAGAGTTTAAAAATGACATAGATGTCTATGAGGATATTGTAAATATTCCTGAAATTATGACTACATTCATTGAAAATAAGTAA
- a CDS encoding rhodanese-like domain-containing protein — protein sequence MKKIVILFLVVSATTFGQTKLDKLLDKWNTRNVPYMSVETLAMPKNDAILLDAREEEEFNISHLEKAIRVGYNDFKLNETMAKLPKDKSTKIVVYCSLGIRSETVAHKLIEEGYTNVYNLYGGIFEWKNANFKVVDTLGKSTEKVHAFNKNWSKWLKKGEKVYE from the coding sequence ATGAAAAAAATAGTGATACTTTTTTTAGTTGTTAGCGCTACAACTTTTGGGCAGACAAAATTGGATAAACTTCTTGATAAATGGAACACAAGAAATGTTCCTTATATGTCTGTTGAGACGTTAGCAATGCCAAAAAATGATGCAATTTTATTGGATGCAAGAGAAGAAGAAGAGTTCAACATCAGTCATTTAGAGAAAGCAATTCGTGTGGGTTATAACGATTTTAAGCTTAATGAAACTATGGCAAAATTACCTAAAGACAAGAGTACAAAAATTGTGGTGTATTGCTCTTTAGGTATTCGATCTGAAACTGTGGCTCATAAATTAATTGAAGAAGGCTATACAAATGTTTACAATTTATATGGAGGAATTTTCGAATGGAAAAATGCGAATTTTAAAGTGGTTGATACTTTAGGAAAATCAACAGAAAAAGTTCACGCTTTTAACAAAAATTGGAGCAAATGGTTGAAAAAAGGAGAGAAAGTTTATGAGTAA
- a CDS encoding metallophosphoesterase — protein sequence MDQKIVDLGQITGKTLLFGGVYSNLQALEALKQIAEKENIAPENCICTGDIVGYCAQPEETVQLFKLWGAKSIVGNVEIQLRENAEDCGCDFREGSRCDGFSQLWYPFAQSKLSENSLDFLQTLPHNISFKYADKKVTVVHGSYFNVSEFIFKSTDWEVKKPNFKTTNSDVIVAGHCGLPFYHQEKEKLWLNPGVIGMPANDGNPSVWYAILDDSNNSFNFTHQTLEYNYKLTSKLMQNGLLPEEYSRTIVTGIWDNTEILPPLESGLQGFGIQL from the coding sequence ATGGATCAAAAAATAGTAGATTTAGGTCAAATAACAGGAAAAACATTGCTTTTTGGTGGTGTGTATAGCAATTTACAAGCTTTAGAAGCTTTAAAACAAATTGCAGAAAAAGAGAATATTGCTCCAGAAAATTGTATTTGTACTGGCGATATTGTTGGTTATTGTGCACAACCTGAAGAAACTGTACAACTTTTTAAGCTTTGGGGCGCAAAAAGTATTGTTGGCAATGTAGAAATTCAGCTAAGAGAAAATGCAGAAGATTGTGGTTGCGATTTTAGAGAAGGCTCAAGATGTGATGGTTTTTCGCAACTTTGGTATCCTTTTGCACAAAGTAAATTGTCTGAAAATTCATTAGATTTTTTACAAACATTGCCACATAATATCAGTTTTAAATATGCTGATAAAAAAGTGACTGTTGTACATGGTTCGTATTTTAATGTATCAGAATTTATTTTTAAATCTACAGATTGGGAGGTTAAAAAACCAAATTTTAAGACTACAAATAGCGATGTTATTGTTGCAGGACATTGTGGTTTGCCTTTTTATCATCAAGAAAAAGAAAAATTATGGTTGAATCCTGGAGTTATAGGAATGCCTGCAAATGATGGAAATCCTTCTGTTTGGTATGCTATTTTAGACGATTCAAATAATAGTTTTAACTTTACACATCAAACATTAGAATACAATTATAAATTAACGAGTAAGTTGATGCAAAATGGTTTATTACCCGAAGAATATTCTAGAACAATTGTTACAGGAATTTGGGATAATACAGAAATTTTACCTCCATTAGAATCTGGTTTACAAGGTTTTGGAATTCAACTATAG
- a CDS encoding sodium:solute symporter produces the protein MITSFFIQLSENSLPLGGLGWAQWILIIVSSLILFFLSPLAKTTDQFFKAVNKKKAPNTLVLTGSLIISWIFAKSITNAANLGLDFGLVGGVAYAGYYLSFAVAGIIIYQLRTKGNFKSIHEFLISKFGKKAMAIFSILIAFRLFNEVWSNTMVIGSYFGEMGSSSYYWAIILFTILTLSYAVKGGLSSSIFTDVIQMVLFSVLLMIILGTIFTTDDFSTEQIVTSGTWSFELGLNLFFAALIQSFSYPFHDPVLTDRGFISSPKVTRKSFLWASILGAICIVLFSLIGVYAQTKGMQGQAAVEVGKAFGVVILLVINFIMITSAASTLDSTFSSFSKLLAVDLNLGKSVSFGRISMIAVAILGTIPVFLNAEILSATTISGTMVIGLTPIFIFWNVKVPKISFYVSVVCGLIFGILLVFNWFPESLIFTKGKYASLLWVNVWGILSCIILYFIPKWIKK, from the coding sequence ATGATAACATCCTTTTTTATTCAATTGAGTGAAAATTCCCTCCCTTTGGGAGGGTTAGGGTGGGCTCAATGGATTTTAATAATTGTTTCTAGTTTAATCTTATTTTTCTTATCTCCTTTAGCGAAAACAACAGATCAGTTTTTTAAAGCTGTAAACAAGAAAAAAGCGCCTAATACTTTAGTGTTAACAGGAAGCTTAATTATTTCTTGGATTTTTGCGAAAAGCATTACAAACGCAGCAAATCTTGGTTTAGACTTTGGTTTGGTTGGTGGAGTTGCGTATGCTGGTTATTATTTATCTTTTGCTGTAGCTGGAATTATCATTTATCAATTAAGAACCAAAGGAAATTTTAAAAGTATTCACGAATTTTTAATTTCGAAATTCGGTAAAAAAGCCATGGCAATTTTTTCTATTTTGATAGCTTTCAGGCTTTTTAATGAAGTTTGGAGTAACACAATGGTTATTGGAAGTTATTTTGGAGAAATGGGAAGTTCCTCCTATTATTGGGCAATTATTTTGTTTACTATTTTGACACTTTCTTACGCAGTTAAAGGTGGTTTAAGCAGTTCAATTTTCACAGATGTTATTCAAATGGTGTTGTTTTCTGTTTTATTAATGATCATTTTAGGAACAATTTTTACGACAGATGATTTTTCTACAGAACAAATAGTAACTTCTGGAACTTGGAGTTTTGAACTCGGTTTAAATCTCTTTTTTGCAGCACTTATTCAGTCTTTTAGTTATCCTTTTCACGATCCTGTTTTAACAGATAGAGGGTTTATATCTTCTCCAAAAGTAACTCGTAAAAGTTTTTTGTGGGCAAGTATTTTGGGTGCCATTTGTATTGTTTTATTTAGTTTGATTGGTGTGTATGCACAAACAAAAGGAATGCAAGGTCAAGCTGCTGTTGAAGTTGGAAAAGCTTTTGGAGTTGTCATTTTGTTGGTTATCAATTTTATTATGATCACCTCTGCAGCTTCTACATTAGATTCTACTTTTTCATCATTTTCTAAACTTTTAGCTGTCGATTTAAATTTAGGAAAATCGGTTTCTTTTGGAAGAATTTCTATGATTGCTGTTGCAATTTTAGGAACCATTCCCGTTTTTTTAAATGCAGAAATTTTATCGGCAACCACCATTTCTGGAACAATGGTTATTGGGTTGACGCCTATTTTTATTTTTTGGAATGTAAAAGTGCCAAAAATTAGTTTTTATGTATCTGTAGTTTGTGGTTTGATTTTTGGAATCCTTTTAGTATTTAATTGGTTTCCAGAATCGCTCATTTTTACAAAAGGAAAATACGCATCTTTACTTTGGGTAAATGTTTGGGGAATTTTAAGTTGTATCATTTTATATTTTATTCCAAAATGGATCAAAAAATAG
- a CDS encoding SusD/RagB family nutrient-binding outer membrane lipoprotein: protein MKNIIYTVAIFAITFASCTKDFEEINTNQNAPVAVQPNLLLRQVIYDFGEQMSYEGFVAGDLLAQHRTALDFNLFDRHDLKSPQLGGNPWPIFYTNLRDNEIVLKQSRETPAFAVYEGPALILKAYMTAGLTDLFGDVPYFEAFNGIEGSVTPAYDLQEDIYQNENGILDNLDKGIAAINGYSGSIPLQGDILYDGNLQSWIQFANSLKIKYLVRISGKVDVSSQLQTIFSEGNYIKNNSENAVFDFTNSEPNSFRLAQLRIGDFNNFVLSETMEEILIDLNDDRIGSFFRPFANSTSAGFNGLINGINSSTTSIALADFSLSGTAFREDTSTLDANFMTAWETNFLLAEAAEKGFISTNSESLYNTGVAQAFEYWNTNLPATYLAGNANFNAIGKTPLEQIITQKWIASVINGYEGWIEFRRTGFPSLKNISASLNNGLIPVRMPYPPEAASLNQENYKVAETATNGNSLDVPVWWNSLP from the coding sequence ATGAAGAATATTATATATACAGTCGCAATTTTTGCAATCACATTTGCAAGTTGCACAAAAGATTTTGAAGAAATCAACACCAACCAAAATGCACCAGTTGCTGTGCAACCCAACTTGTTATTAAGACAAGTAATTTACGATTTTGGCGAACAAATGAGTTACGAAGGTTTTGTAGCAGGAGATTTATTAGCACAACACAGAACAGCTTTGGACTTTAACTTATTTGACAGACACGATTTAAAAAGTCCTCAATTGGGAGGGAATCCTTGGCCGATTTTTTACACCAATTTACGTGATAATGAAATTGTTTTAAAACAAAGCAGAGAAACACCAGCTTTTGCAGTGTATGAAGGCCCTGCCTTAATTTTAAAAGCCTATATGACTGCTGGTTTAACAGATTTATTTGGTGATGTTCCTTACTTTGAGGCTTTTAACGGAATTGAAGGATCTGTAACACCTGCTTACGATTTACAAGAGGATATTTATCAAAATGAAAACGGAATTTTAGACAATTTAGACAAAGGTATTGCAGCAATCAATGGTTATTCAGGTTCAATTCCTTTACAAGGAGATATTTTATATGATGGAAATTTACAATCTTGGATACAATTTGCAAACTCATTAAAAATTAAATATTTAGTTAGAATTTCTGGTAAAGTTGATGTTTCAAGCCAATTACAAACTATTTTTTCGGAAGGAAATTACATCAAAAATAATTCTGAGAATGCCGTTTTCGATTTTACAAATTCGGAACCCAATAGTTTTAGATTGGCACAATTAAGAATTGGAGATTTTAACAATTTTGTACTGTCTGAAACCATGGAAGAAATTTTAATCGATTTGAATGACGATAGAATTGGCAGCTTTTTTAGGCCTTTTGCCAATTCAACTTCAGCAGGTTTTAATGGTTTAATCAACGGAATTAACTCGTCTACAACATCAATTGCATTAGCAGATTTTTCTCTTTCAGGAACTGCTTTTAGAGAAGATACATCAACATTAGATGCTAATTTTATGACAGCTTGGGAAACCAATTTTCTTTTAGCAGAAGCTGCTGAAAAAGGTTTTATCAGTACAAATTCAGAATCTTTATACAATACTGGAGTTGCACAAGCTTTTGAATATTGGAACACGAATTTACCAGCCACATATTTAGCAGGAAATGCAAACTTTAATGCTATTGGAAAAACACCTTTAGAGCAAATTATTACTCAAAAATGGATTGCATCCGTTATAAATGGTTACGAAGGTTGGATTGAATTTAGAAGAACAGGTTTTCCAAGTTTAAAAAATATTTCAGCAAGTTTAAACAACGGATTAATTCCTGTGAGAATGCCTTATCCACCAGAAGCTGCATCTCTAAATCAAGAAAATTATAAAGTTGCAGAAACTGCTACAAATGGGAATAGTTTGGATGTTCCTGTTTGGTGGAATAGCCTCCCTTAA